The proteins below come from a single Leifsonia sp. 1010 genomic window:
- a CDS encoding MFS transporter yields MTSPSPSLFASRDFRLLLIGQTTSQLGAQVSGVALPLLAVVSLDATPFEVGMLGAASTVAFAVLGLPAGAWIDRMRRRPLLVASDLVRAVLLATIPLAAVFGLLTMGQLLVVSLLAGVARVFFDVGYRSYLPAVIGRERVLAGNSSLEFVRASGQVAGPALGGVLVSLIGAATVVLVQAGTFAVSALCLLGIRAREEEPTAPEHRRRMRTEIAEGLGFVFRSRVLRSTALASALSNFSFAIASAVNIVFLSRTLGLSPALIGIVIAVGSVTVMIGAAFTTRLSRAVGSVRIVWLSLAVTAPLSLLGAFAQPGWWTLLIVLGIAAGEFGQIVYAITQVSVRQQICPDRVLGRVNATMQVVVMGLFPVGAIVGGLLGDAIGARWTLIVAGMLLLACPVILWTSLRGVREVADLPAPADA; encoded by the coding sequence GTGACATCTCCTTCCCCCTCTCTGTTCGCATCCCGCGACTTCCGTCTGCTGCTCATCGGGCAGACCACCAGCCAGCTCGGCGCCCAGGTCTCGGGTGTCGCCCTGCCGTTGCTCGCCGTGGTGAGCCTCGACGCGACACCGTTCGAAGTGGGGATGCTCGGGGCGGCATCCACCGTGGCGTTCGCCGTGCTCGGGCTCCCCGCCGGCGCGTGGATCGACCGGATGCGTCGGCGGCCGCTCCTCGTCGCCAGCGATCTGGTGCGCGCGGTGCTGCTGGCGACCATCCCCCTGGCGGCGGTTTTCGGACTGCTCACGATGGGTCAGCTGCTCGTCGTGTCGTTGCTGGCCGGTGTCGCTCGCGTGTTCTTCGATGTCGGCTATCGGAGCTATCTGCCGGCCGTGATCGGACGGGAGCGCGTGCTCGCCGGCAACTCCTCTCTCGAGTTCGTGCGCGCCTCCGGGCAGGTCGCCGGGCCCGCCCTCGGCGGAGTGCTGGTGTCGCTGATCGGCGCGGCGACGGTCGTGCTGGTTCAGGCGGGCACGTTCGCGGTGTCCGCGCTGTGCCTTCTCGGCATCCGGGCGCGGGAGGAGGAGCCGACCGCTCCTGAGCACCGTCGCCGGATGCGGACGGAGATCGCGGAGGGTCTCGGCTTCGTGTTCCGCTCGCGCGTGCTGCGATCGACGGCGCTCGCGAGCGCCCTGAGCAACTTCTCGTTCGCGATCGCGTCGGCGGTGAACATCGTGTTCCTGTCCAGGACGCTCGGCCTCTCCCCCGCGCTGATCGGCATCGTCATCGCGGTCGGCTCGGTCACGGTCATGATCGGCGCAGCCTTCACCACGCGCCTGTCGCGGGCGGTCGGGTCGGTGCGCATCGTCTGGCTCTCGCTCGCGGTCACCGCGCCGCTGTCGCTGCTCGGCGCCTTCGCCCAGCCGGGATGGTGGACTCTGCTGATCGTGCTCGGCATCGCGGCCGGCGAATTCGGGCAGATCGTCTACGCGATCACGCAGGTGAGCGTGCGGCAGCAGATCTGCCCCGACCGCGTCCTCGGGCGGGTCAACGCGACCATGCAGGTCGTCGTGATGGGCCTCTTCCCGGTCGGCGCGATCGTCGGCGGCCTGCTGGGCGATGCGATCGGCGCACGCTGGACGCTCATCGTCGCGGGCATGCTCCTCCTCGCGTGCCCCGTCATCCTCTGGACGTCGCTGCGCGGCGTGCGCGAGGTCGCGGACCTGCCCGCCCCCGCGGACGCGTAG
- a CDS encoding ABC transporter ATP-binding protein encodes MRVAEDDDLAIRVRGLHKRFGQKVAVDGIDLDVPSGSFYGLVGPNGAGKTTTLSMATGLLRPDAGEVLIHGVDMWKNPLAAKAMVGVLSDGVRLFDRLTGQQLVEYAGLLSGMDRPTAQQRTHDLLQLLDLESAGGTLVVDYSAGMTKKIALAAAMVHAPRVLVLDEPFESVDPVSAANIRDILRTYVDGGGTVVVSSHVMDLVERMCDHVAVITAGRVVAAGSVDDVRAGSTLEDRFVELVGGRRVGEGPEWLRHS; translated from the coding sequence GTGCGCGTGGCGGAGGACGACGACCTCGCGATCAGGGTTCGCGGGCTGCACAAGCGGTTCGGCCAGAAGGTCGCGGTCGACGGGATCGACCTGGATGTGCCGTCCGGCAGCTTCTACGGGCTGGTCGGACCGAACGGCGCGGGCAAGACGACGACGCTCAGCATGGCGACCGGCCTGCTGCGTCCGGATGCCGGCGAGGTGCTCATCCACGGCGTCGACATGTGGAAGAACCCGCTCGCGGCGAAGGCGATGGTCGGCGTCCTGTCGGACGGCGTCCGGCTGTTCGACCGCCTGACCGGGCAGCAGCTCGTCGAGTACGCGGGACTCCTGAGCGGGATGGACCGCCCCACCGCCCAGCAGCGCACTCACGACCTGCTGCAGCTGCTCGACCTGGAGTCGGCGGGCGGCACGCTCGTCGTCGACTACTCCGCGGGCATGACGAAGAAGATCGCCCTCGCCGCCGCGATGGTGCACGCTCCGCGCGTTCTCGTGCTGGACGAGCCGTTCGAGTCGGTCGACCCGGTCTCGGCGGCGAACATCCGCGACATCCTCCGCACGTATGTCGACGGCGGAGGGACCGTGGTGGTCTCGTCGCACGTGATGGATCTGGTGGAGCGGATGTGCGACCACGTCGCCGTCATCACGGCCGGGCGCGTGGTCGCCGCGGGCTCGGTCGACGACGTGCGTGCGGGTTCGACGCTCGAGGACCGTTTCGTCGAGCTCGTCGGCGGACGCCGTGTCGGGGAGGGGCCGGAGTGGTTGCGACACTCGTAA
- a CDS encoding extracellular solute-binding protein, whose amino-acid sequence MNKRHTAFAALALTASVALLAGCSSSGGSSSGGDFSKDAKGSLNAWGFDNADDVGTSRIDYAKSQLKDVTIKIDQTPFDAQKFTTRVAGGNVPDVVQMDRNFVATYAAQGLIQPLDQCYKVHDVDPTSSYYPSVIDDITYKGKVYAVPQFYQPPAIITNERVMKAAGVTDAEIDTSKPDTLVAAIKKMYKSSGGNPSVLGFDPVAGGQAGLWILGYGGQIIGSDGKPTLDDSKNEKGLEVLKQITDAQGGYAKVKSFTDSFDTFGENNQYVKDQVGAQVNAQWYVNVLTPFVDKVDIGAVPFKGPDGQPFTVASGTSFVIPTGAKNKDAACAWALNLTNLQAWEAAGAARAETLKKTPGAINTGLFTGSPEADKTLREKYVKPSGNAGFDKAISTYYDVVGNGKSFGASPAGQQIQTELQNAIQSVLLGNKSPSEALKDAQAAAMKAYDQSTKSSK is encoded by the coding sequence ATGAACAAGAGGCACACCGCCTTCGCCGCGCTGGCACTCACCGCGTCGGTGGCGCTCCTCGCCGGTTGCAGCTCCAGCGGCGGCAGCTCGTCCGGCGGGGACTTCTCCAAAGACGCCAAAGGCAGCCTGAACGCCTGGGGCTTCGACAACGCCGACGACGTCGGCACCTCCCGAATCGACTACGCCAAGAGCCAGCTCAAAGACGTCACCATCAAGATCGACCAGACGCCGTTCGACGCGCAGAAGTTCACCACCCGCGTCGCCGGCGGAAACGTCCCGGACGTCGTCCAGATGGACCGCAACTTCGTCGCCACCTACGCGGCGCAGGGACTCATCCAGCCGCTCGACCAGTGCTACAAGGTGCACGACGTCGACCCGACGTCCAGCTACTACCCCTCCGTCATCGACGACATCACGTACAAGGGCAAGGTCTACGCGGTCCCGCAGTTCTACCAGCCGCCGGCGATCATCACCAACGAGCGCGTCATGAAGGCGGCCGGCGTGACCGACGCCGAGATCGACACGTCCAAGCCGGACACCCTCGTCGCCGCGATCAAGAAGATGTACAAGTCGTCCGGCGGCAACCCGTCCGTGCTCGGCTTCGACCCGGTCGCGGGCGGCCAGGCCGGTCTGTGGATCCTCGGCTACGGCGGACAGATCATCGGCAGCGACGGCAAGCCGACCCTCGACGACTCGAAGAACGAGAAGGGCCTCGAGGTGCTCAAGCAGATCACCGACGCCCAGGGCGGCTACGCCAAGGTGAAGAGCTTCACCGACTCGTTCGACACCTTCGGTGAGAACAACCAGTACGTGAAGGACCAGGTCGGCGCGCAGGTCAACGCCCAGTGGTACGTCAACGTGCTGACCCCGTTCGTCGACAAGGTCGACATCGGCGCTGTCCCGTTCAAGGGCCCGGACGGCCAGCCGTTCACGGTCGCCTCGGGAACGTCGTTCGTCATCCCGACCGGCGCCAAGAACAAGGACGCCGCGTGCGCCTGGGCGCTGAACCTCACCAACCTGCAGGCGTGGGAGGCTGCGGGCGCTGCCCGTGCCGAGACGCTGAAGAAGACGCCGGGCGCGATCAACACCGGCCTCTTCACGGGTTCGCCGGAGGCCGACAAGACGCTGCGTGAGAAGTACGTGAAGCCGTCCGGCAACGCGGGCTTCGACAAGGCGATCTCGACCTACTACGACGTGGTGGGCAACGGAAAGTCGTTCGGTGCTTCGCCGGCCGGCCAGCAGATCCAGACGGAGCTGCAGAACGCTATCCAGTCGGTGCTCCTCGGCAACAAGTCGCCGAGCGAGGCCCTGAAGGATGCGCAGGCAGCGGCTATGAAGGCCTACGACCAGTCGACCAAGAGCAGCAAGTAA